Proteins encoded together in one Camelina sativa cultivar DH55 chromosome 9, Cs, whole genome shotgun sequence window:
- the LOC104715146 gene encoding uncharacterized protein LOC104715146 — protein sequence MIKDCGMLEFPCYGDQLSWRGNRCNNQVIRCRLDRALGNEDWHALYPNSKVEYLEMIGSDHSPILATCLTAVGDVRDNSGLINGGWSALHDAKMDDSVSQEDIRGIERKLKEAYRDEEIYWQQKTSGMEHIATTYFEDLFKNSDGGGIAEMLQAIDPIVTEGYSGDSIPDKVIDRMQYEHWSMLVQFSAF from the exons ATGATTAAGGATTGTGGGATGCTTGAATTTCCTTGTTATGGGGATCAACTATCCTGGCGTGGGAATAGGTGTAACAATCAAGTGATTCGTTGCCGTCTTGACCGGGCTTTGGGTAATGAAGACTGGCACGCCCTCTATCCCAATTCGAAAGTTGAGTATCTGGAGATGATTGGCTCTGATCATAGTCCAATTTTAGCAACTTGTTTGACGGCGGTCGGAGATGTCAGAGACAATTCCGGTTTGATAAACGGTGGTTGG TCTGCTCTGCATGATGCGAAGATGGATGATTCGGTTTCGCAGGAAGATATTCGGGGGATTGAGAGAAAGTTGAAAGAGGCATACCGGGATGAGGAGATTTATTGGCaacaaaaaa CGTCGGGTATGGAACATATAGCTACAACATATTTTGAGGATCTGTTTAAGAATTCCGATGGTGGAGGTATTGCTGAAATGCTACAAGCAATAGATCCAATTGTTACGGAAG GTTACTCCGGAGATTCGATCCCAGATAAAGTCATCGATCGAATGCAGTATGAGCATTGGTCGATGCTGGttcaattctctgcgttttga